In Rhodospirillaceae bacterium, a single genomic region encodes these proteins:
- a CDS encoding 2-dehydropantoate 2-reductase, translating to MRICIYGAGAIGGYLAIRLAATDNEISVVARGPHLEAIKKKGLTLIANGDKITTHVACSDDASDFPVQDCVIVAVKAHSGPVIAPVLAPLLGVDTVVVPAVNGIPWWYFYKLGGAFDGLHMRSVDPGGEQWNSIGPERVIGCVVYPAAEIIEPGVIRHISINRFPIGEPDGSRSARVLALSKVFTDAGLRAPVRKRIRDDIWVKFWGNLSFNPVSVLTGATLGQIGGNARLREVIKSMMCEAKEIGERLGVAFPVDADRRINGATEVGDHKTSSLQDLESGKAIELDALLGVVCELGELTGVKTPTCDIVYSLACQRASLAGSYQFPGS from the coding sequence GTGAGGATCTGCATTTATGGTGCCGGAGCGATAGGTGGTTATTTGGCAATCCGTTTGGCGGCTACAGATAATGAAATTAGTGTTGTAGCTCGTGGCCCTCATTTAGAGGCGATCAAAAAAAAAGGTCTTACCCTGATTGCTAATGGGGACAAAATTACAACCCATGTGGCCTGTAGTGACGATGCCAGCGATTTTCCAGTCCAGGACTGTGTCATTGTAGCTGTAAAGGCTCATTCTGGACCAGTAATTGCTCCTGTCCTAGCCCCATTACTTGGAGTGGACACAGTTGTCGTCCCTGCTGTCAATGGAATTCCTTGGTGGTATTTCTATAAATTAGGTGGCGCGTTCGACGGATTGCATATGCGGTCTGTTGACCCTGGCGGCGAACAGTGGAATTCAATTGGACCAGAACGTGTTATTGGTTGTGTGGTATACCCAGCGGCGGAAATTATTGAGCCAGGTGTTATTCGTCATATTTCAATCAACCGTTTCCCAATTGGGGAACCAGATGGTTCTCGGTCAGCTCGGGTCTTGGCCCTAAGTAAGGTATTTACAGATGCAGGCTTGAGGGCGCCAGTAAGGAAAAGAATACGGGATGATATATGGGTAAAATTTTGGGGTAATTTGTCTTTCAATCCGGTCAGTGTGTTGACAGGTGCTACTCTTGGCCAGATAGGAGGGAATGCAAGATTGCGTGAAGTGATTAAATCTATGATGTGTGAAGCGAAGGAGATTGGGGAACGGCTTGGGGTTGCTTTTCCTGTCGACGCAGACAGAAGGATCAATGGCGCTACCGAGGTTGGTGACCACAAGACTTCTAGTTTGCAGGATTTAGAGTCAGGTAAGGCAATAGAGTTGGATGCATTGCTTGGTGTTGTGTGTGAGTTGGGAGAGTTGACTGGGGTCAAGAC